In one Drosophila gunungcola strain Sukarami chromosome 2R unlocalized genomic scaffold, Dgunungcola_SK_2 000011F, whole genome shotgun sequence genomic region, the following are encoded:
- the LOC128255314 gene encoding LOW QUALITY PROTEIN: origin recognition complex subunit 3 (The sequence of the model RefSeq protein was modified relative to this genomic sequence to represent the inferred CDS: deleted 1 base in 1 codon), which yields MDPTISVSKGCFVYKNGATRAGKKAAGKRKRPAAGSSSLLGQEVVEQPFYAEYRRAWSQLNQHIADLQQRSYARTLEQLVDFVVRQGQREARDEVLPTAALLTGINQPDHLSQFTALTQRLHSQRSARVCVLQSRDCATLKAAVESLVFGLIENEDADEEDADDDDGEEDVADRDRKRLRRSQCTMKQLKSWYANNFDSERKQRTQLVVILPDFECFAASVLQDLILILSAHCVALPFVLVLGVATAMTAVHGTLPYHVSSKIRLRVFQTQAAPTGLNEVLDKVLLSPKYAFHLSGKTFKFLTHIFLYYDFSIHGFIQGFKYCLMEHFFAGNAFALCTDYSKALARIKQLTHEDMETIRRLPSFRPYVEQINDCKRIIAVLTDDDYLKKKLPQLLRDCLLHFLLFRSSLEFLTELVGDLPRCPLGKLRRELYVNCLNKAVVTTPEYKECVQMLSFLSKDEFVAKVSRCLDRTEQFLADEIASLELGEACTAVLQPQLETIRKSVDDVVNASMATVKSPNQERAPTADHLTAVASRQELKEQLLQRSKEDKSRHQQNTPTTQFARALQKTLQLIESLLVQDHLRPLHDAPPIHELFVFSDIATVRRNIIGAPRAALHTALNNPHFYMQCKCCELQDQAQLVGSLPDLSVVYKLHLECGRMINLFDWLQAFRSVVSGGDNEDGNQEQIDPQIQARFTRAVAELQFLGYIKMSKRKTDHATRLTW from the exons ATGGATCCCACCATTTCCGTGTCCAAG GGTTGTTTTGTCTACAAAAATGGCGCTACGCGAGCCGGCAAAAAGGCGGCCGGCAAGCGGAAGCGTCCCGCTGCCGGATCCAGTAGCCTGCTGGGCCAGGAGGTGGTCGAGCAGCCCTTCTACGCGGAATACCGAAGAGCCTGGAGCCAGTTGAACCAGCACATTGCCGACCTGCAGCAGCGCAGCTACGCCCGCACCCTGGAGCAGCTGGTGGACTTCGTGGTGCGCCAGGGACAACGGGAGGCCCGGGACGAGGTCCTGCCCACCGCCGCCCTGCTGACGGGCATCAATCAGCCGGATCATCTCAGCCAGTTCACGGCACTCACCCAGCGACTCCACTCTCAGCGGTCTGCAAGGGTCTGCGTGCTGCAGTCGCGGGATTGCGCCACCCTCAAGGCCGCCGTGGAGTCCTTGGTCTTTGGACTCATTGAAAACGAGGATGCGGATGAAGAGGACGCTGATGATGACGACGGGGAGGAGGACGTGGCCGACAGGGATCGG AAGCGGCTGCGTCGCTCACAGTGCACCATGAAGCAACTGAAGTCCTGGTACGCCAACAACTTTGACTCGGAACGAAAGCAGCGAACCCAGCTGGTGGTCATCCTGCCCGACTTCGAGTGCTTCGCCGCCAGCGTGCTGCAGGATCTCATCCTAATCCTGAGCGCCCATTGCGTCGCCCTGCCGTTTGTCCTGGTTCTGGGAGTGGCCACTGCCATGACGGCCGTGCATGGCACTCTGCCGTACCACGTCAGCAGCAAGATCCGTCTGCGGGTCTTCCAAACACAGGCCGCCCCCACGGGCCTAAACGAG GTGCTGGATAAAGTTCTGCTGTCGCCCAAGTACGCTTTCCACCTTTCGGGCAAGACCTTCAAGTTCCTGACGCACATATTCCTGTATTACGATTTCTCCATCCATGGATTCATTCAGGGCTTCAAGTACTGCCTGATGGAGCACTTCTTCGCTGGGAATGCGTTTGCGCTTTGCACGGATTACAGCAAAGCGCTGGCACGGATTAAACAGTTGACCCACGAGGACATGGAGACCATCCGAAGGCTACCCTCGTTTCGTCCCTATGTCGAGCAGATCAACGACTGCAAGCGCATCATAGCCGTGCTCACCGACGACGACTACCTGAAGAAGAAGCTGCCGCAGTTGCTGCGCGACTGCCTGCTCCACTTCCTGCTGTTCCGCAGCTCGCTGGAGTTCCTCACGGAGCTGGTCGGCGATCTGCCTCGTTGTCCGCTGGGAAAGCTGCGCCGAGAGCTGTATGTGAACTGCCTTAACAAGGCGGTTGTCACGACACCGGAGTACAAAGAGTGCGTACAGATGCTAAGCTTCCTGTCCAAAGACGAATTTGTGGCCAAGGTGAGCCGCTGCCTGGACAGAACCGAACAGTTCCTGGCCGACGAGATAGCTTCGCTGGAACTTGGCGAGGCCTGCACTGCAGTGCTGCAGCCTCAGCTGGAAACTATCCGCAAGTCAGTCGATGATGTGGTCAACGCTAGCATGGCAACAGTAAAATCGCCCAACCAAGAACGTGCGCCGACCGCTGATCATCTGACTGCGGTGGCCTCGCGCCAGGAACTTAAGGAGCAGCTACTGCAACGCAGCAAGGAGGACAAAAGCCGGCATCAGCAGAACACTCCCACCACTCAGTTCGCCCGGGCCCTGCAGAAGACCCTGCAGCTCATCGAGTCGCTGCTCGTCCAGGACCATCTGCGCCCGCTGCACGATGCACCGCCCATCCACGAGCTGTTCGTGTTCAGCGACATTGCCACCGTGCGCCGGAACATAATCGGAGCTCCGCGAGCGGCGCTGCACACGGCCCTCAACAATCCGCACTTCTACATGCAGTGCAAGTGCTGCGAGCTGCAAGATCAGGCCCAACTGGTCGGCAGCCTACCCGATCTCTCCGTGGTCTACAAGCTGCACCTGGAGTGCGGACGGATGATAAACCTGTTCGACTGGCTGCAGGCCTTTCGCTCTGTGGTTAGTGGCGGCGACAACGAGGATGGTAATCAGGAGCAGATCGATCCACAGATCCA AGCCCGCTTCACACGCGCCGTAGCCGAGTTGCAGTTTCTGGGGTACATCAAGATGTCCAAGCGCAAGACGGACCATGCCACCCGATTAACCTGGTAG